One Narcine bancroftii isolate sNarBan1 chromosome 3, sNarBan1.hap1, whole genome shotgun sequence DNA window includes the following coding sequences:
- the LOC138756771 gene encoding uncharacterized protein: MEVFKIMRGIDRVDVNRLFPLRDCVSICVSSPEGLCINLCFIPEGLYMVLCFFAEDCISETCHSSPLPGKGHEPVLRRRMWGDETCARVLASGPMLTCLLCLQSPAVAGHREGGEVPADPASSQHCPLPGLLPAGRAAWLVMEFCLASASDLLEVHRKPLQEEEIAAITQGALRGLTYLHSHHIIHRDVKASNVLLAEPGDVKLADFGSASRHTPANSFVGTPYWMAPEVILAMDEGQYDTKADVWSLGITCIEMAEKKPPLFNMNAMSALYHIAQNQPPSLHGGQWSNNFQSFVDSCLQKTPWDRLSSEDLLKESPAQKTQVTCETSALNVRPQTPGMRVLGHLPALESHPSQREWGAPVPPAGGPERGLEGGEEERGMGGEGAERGVEGGEGAERGMEGGEGPEKGIEGGEGIWGKDGATGGPTRGTKGLCGLAPPALGTSEPCLASCLPLPPQDLERGSGDGSPDYPEAPAHLADAFEDGLELPDLEEEEEEGGLPAARPRQAWVWSCLGLPAALLCLSRPWLLLLALCLLLAMGRPGLGGLLVFLACLGVLAEAWARVPAYIAAATGGLGLLGLWAYLPPARAPVLLFLAYLLPWPFLPVLFLLLLRLLLRCGRDVLPRRCQRAWVRLLLRLPPTAFAAARACGLAREASLFTVFPKAGRGLVRSRIPVPQRPAGSGERIQPGRGHLLLLGLWRKLWPPPTSRQHVGPSRIPVLLPREVRRPLPQQRGAYRPRGRMAGGRGAQRRPVVWRP, encoded by the exons atggaggtatttaagattatgagggggatagatagagttgatgtgaataggctcttccccttgag GGACTGTGTATCGATCTGTGTTTCATCCCCTGAGGGACTGTGCATCAACCTGTGTTTTATCCCTGAGGGTCTGTATATGGTCCTGTGTTTTTTCGCAGAGGACTGTATTTCAGAGACCTGTCACTCATCTCCCCTGCCTGGGAAAGGGCATGAGCCTGTGCTTCGGAGAAGGATGTGGGGAGATGAAACGTGTGCCAGAGTCCTTGCATCTGGACCCATGTTGACGTGCCTGCTTTGTCTCCAATCTCCAGCGGTGGCGGGACATCGTGAAGGAGGTGAAGTTCCTGCGGATCCTGCATCATCCCAACACTGTCCGCTTCCGGGGCTGCTACCTGCAGGGCGAGCCGCCTGG CTGGTGATGGAGTTCTGTCTGGCATCTGCGTCCGACCTTCTGGAGG TTCACCGGAAGCCTCTGCAGGAGGAGGAGATCGCGGCTATTACCCAAGGAGCTCTGCGAGGCCTGACATATCTTCACTCTCACCACATCATCCACAG GGACGTCAAGGCCAGTAACGTCTTGCTGGCAGAACCAGGTGACGTGAAGCTGGCTGACTTCGGCAGCGCCTCCCGCCACACGCCAGCCAACTCCTTCGTCGGAACCCCATACTG GATGGCCCCGGAAGTGATTCTGGCCATGGACGAGGGCCAGTACGACACCAAGGCGGACGTCTGGTCTCTTGGGATTACGTGCATTGAAATGG CGGAGAAGAAACCCCCACTGTTCAACATGAACGCCATGAGTGCTCTGTACCACATCGCCCAGAATCAGCCACCCAGTCTCCACGGAGGACAATG gTCCAACAACTTCCAGAGTTTTGTGGATTCCTGTCTCCAGAAAACCCCCTGGGACCGCCTGTCCTCTGAGGACCTGCTCAAG GAGTCTCCTGCACAGAAGACCCAGGTTACGTGTGAAACCTCTGCGCTGAATGTCCGGCCACAGACACCTGGAATGAGGGTGCTCGGACACCTCCCCGCCCTAGAATCTCATCCCTCCCAGAGAGAGTGGGGTGCACCAGTGCCTCCAGCAGGAGGGCCTGAGAGAGGGcttgagggaggggaggaagagagggggatgggaggggaaggggcagagaggggggtggaaggaggggaaggggcagAGAGGGGAATGGAAGGAGGGGAAGGGCCAGAGAAGGGGatcgagggaggggaggggatctgGGGCAAGGATGGAGCCACAGGAGGGCCAACGAGGGGCACCAAAGGCCTATGCGGCCTTGCTCCGCCTGCCTTGGGCACATCTGAGCCTTGTCTGGCCAGctgcctccccctcccaccccaggaCCTTGAGCGTGGCTCAGGAGATGGCTCCCCTGACTACCCTGAGGCCCCTGCCCACCTCGCTGATGCCTTTGAGGATGGCCTGGAGCTGCCGGAcctggaagaggaggaggaggaagggggccTCCCGGCAGCTAGGCCGAGGCAGGCTTGGGTCTGGTCCTGCCTCGGCCTACCGGCAGCCCTGCTGTGCTTGAGCCGGCCCTGGCTCTTGCTCCTGGCCCTCTGCCTCCTCCTGGCCATGGGAAGGCCCGGCCTGGGTGGCCTGCTGGTGTTTCTAGCTTGCCTTGGGGTCCTGGCTGAGGCCTGGGCCAGGGTCCCGGCCTACATTGCTGCAGCGACCGGTGGCCTGGGCTTGCTGGGCCTCTGGGCCTACCTGCCACCAGCCAGGGCACCTGTCCTCCTGTTCTTGGCCTACCTCCTGCCCTGGCCCTTCCTCCctgtcctctttctcctccttCTCCGCCTCCTCCTCCGCTGTGGCCGGGACGTCCTACCCCGGCGCTGCCAGCGTGCCTGGGTTCGACTGCTGCTCCGACTGCCACCTACAGCCTTTGCTGCCGCCCGGGCCTGCGGCCTAGCCCGCGAGGCCAGCCTCTTCACCGTCTTCCCCAAGGCTGGCAGAGGCCTGGTCCGCAGCCGGATCCCTGTGCCTCAGAGACCTGCAGGGAGCGGGGAGCGGATCCAGCCGGGGCGAggccacctcctcctccttggtCTGTGGCGCAAGCTCTGGCCCCCTCCCACCAGCCGCCAGCACGTTGGGCCCAGCCGCATTCCCGTGCTCCTGCCCAGGGAAGTGCGCAGGCCGTTGCCGCAGCAGAGAGGGGCCTACAGGCCCAGGGGCAGGATGGCGGGAGGCCGTGGGGCCCAGCGACGGCCAGTGGTCTGGAGGCCCTAG
- the ino80e gene encoding INO80 complex subunit E, which translates to MSGPADGDYRRKYRNLKRKLKLLLYEQEYFQLELRKAQRKFIKVSRDKSFLLDRLLQYEDVNDDSSDSEATASSENSDPETPRAIECRVQKRRRSPPVEESASPSPTLTLGYQPPQNNPPTQTPYLSTMASPSFSQFPSEYLSSFPDPQGAAPALPSAGHISKGERVRREKRSKPSKGKRCKLPSSLRSPHPDSVPLTFPSPADRLCGLSAKLPPTTILSTVPQQMFSVAGEGSEEEPLDGDDDLVIDIPE; encoded by the exons ATGAGCGGGCCAGCGGACGGGGATTACCGGCGTAAATACCGCAATCTGAAGCGGAAACTGAAGCTGCTACTCTAC GAACAGGAATATTTCCAATTGGAACTCCGTAAAGCCCAGAGAAAATTCATCAAGGTCTCCAGGGACAAGAG TTTCCTGTTGGACCGGTTACTCCAATACGAGGACGTGAACGATGATTCCTCAG ATTCCGAGGCCACAGCTTCGTCTGAGAACAGTGATCCTGAGACTCCGAGGGCCATCGAGTGTCGGGTGCAGAagag GCGCCGCAGCCCCCCCGTGGAAGAGTCAGCCTCGCCATCTCCCACCCTAACTCTGGGGTACCAGCCGCCCCAGAACAACCCCCCCACCCAGACCCCTTACCTCAGCACG ATGGCCTCTCCAAGCTTCAGCCAGTTCCCATCCGAGTACCTTTCGTCATTCCCAGATCCGCAGGGAGCAGCTCCCGCCCTTCCTAGTGCTGGACATATCTCCAAGGGTGAGAGGGTGAGGCGGGAGAAGAGGAGCAAACCCTCGAAGGGCAAGAGATGCAAG ctccCGTCCTCCCTGCGCTCCCCCCACCCCGACTCCGTGCCACTGACATTCCCGAGCCCAGCAGACCGCCTTTGCGGTCTCTCCGCCAAGCTGCCTCCCACCACCATCCTGAGCACGGTTCCCCAGCAGATGTTCAGTGTGGCTGGGGAGGGGAGCGAGGAGGAACCGCTCGATGGCGACGACGACTTGGTCATTGATATCCCCGAGTGA